From a single Hydrogenispora ethanolica genomic region:
- a CDS encoding PocR ligand-binding domain-containing protein, whose amino-acid sequence MKRESDAPGRLEGKAEPRRRKGHPGFGNLFDLRQIQKIQDTFSKATGVASIITDAAGKPLTRPSNFCRLCKLIRSTPEGLANCIHSDAVIGHSNPYGPNMSPCLSGGLWDGGASLYVDGKHVGNWLIGQVFTGSGEEERVLQYAKSLGVAQEKVRQALGEVTRMPEEQFRSICQFLFLNAQHLSRLATENLRKEREIERRRAAEAALRQARDELELKVDARTQELSCANEELVAMNEEVTAMNEELIHTNEQLLIEVEERQKAEQELTEAIEWLKAMQSHLIQSEKLAALGGLVAGVAHEINTPVGVGVTAASHLKQVTERFLDLCRNGAPRRRDLVEYLEDLDEASDIILKNFRRASGLIQSFKQVSVDQSSETRRVFQVRRYLGEILLSMNPRLKKTRHAITVECDDGLEIDGYPGAFAQIVTNLVMNSLNHAYGPDEAGRIRIAVSREAAGIQMVYSDDGRGIDEAVIGRIFDPFFTTRRGTGGTGLGLFVVYNIVTQRFGGTIQCASQPGRGATFHITLPF is encoded by the coding sequence ATGAAGCGGGAGTCGGATGCGCCAGGGCGGTTGGAAGGGAAGGCCGAACCGCGGCGGCGGAAGGGCCATCCCGGTTTTGGCAATCTTTTTGACCTGCGGCAGATCCAGAAGATTCAGGATACCTTCTCCAAGGCCACCGGGGTGGCTTCGATCATCACCGACGCCGCCGGCAAACCGCTGACCCGGCCGAGCAATTTTTGCCGGCTCTGCAAACTGATCCGCAGCACGCCCGAGGGCCTCGCCAACTGCATCCATTCGGACGCGGTGATCGGCCATTCCAATCCCTACGGCCCGAATATGAGCCCCTGTCTCAGCGGCGGGCTGTGGGACGGCGGCGCCAGCCTGTACGTGGACGGCAAACATGTCGGCAACTGGCTGATCGGCCAGGTCTTCACCGGGTCCGGCGAGGAGGAGCGGGTCCTCCAATATGCCAAAAGCCTCGGGGTGGCTCAGGAGAAGGTGCGCCAGGCCCTCGGCGAGGTCACCCGGATGCCGGAGGAGCAGTTTCGCAGCATCTGCCAGTTCCTTTTCTTAAACGCCCAACACCTGTCCAGGCTGGCCACGGAGAACCTCCGGAAAGAGCGGGAGATCGAGCGGCGCCGCGCCGCCGAGGCCGCCTTGCGCCAGGCCCGCGACGAACTGGAGCTGAAAGTCGATGCCCGGACCCAGGAACTCTCCTGCGCCAATGAGGAGCTGGTGGCCATGAACGAAGAGGTCACCGCCATGAATGAGGAACTGATTCACACCAATGAGCAGCTTTTGATCGAGGTGGAGGAGCGGCAAAAGGCGGAACAGGAGCTGACCGAGGCCATCGAATGGCTGAAAGCCATGCAAAGCCACTTGATCCAGTCCGAAAAGCTGGCGGCCCTGGGCGGCCTGGTGGCCGGCGTCGCCCATGAGATCAATACTCCGGTGGGAGTGGGCGTCACCGCCGCCTCGCACCTGAAGCAGGTCACCGAACGCTTTTTGGATCTCTGCCGGAACGGCGCGCCACGCCGCCGCGATTTGGTGGAGTACCTGGAAGATTTGGACGAGGCTTCGGACATCATCCTCAAAAACTTCCGCCGCGCCAGCGGCCTGATCCAAAGCTTCAAACAGGTGTCGGTCGACCAGTCCAGCGAGACCCGGCGCGTCTTTCAAGTCCGGCGCTATCTGGGCGAGATTCTGCTGAGCATGAATCCGCGGCTCAAAAAGACCCGGCACGCCATCACGGTGGAGTGCGACGACGGGCTGGAGATCGACGGTTATCCCGGCGCTTTCGCGCAGATCGTCACCAACCTGGTGATGAACTCGCTGAACCATGCCTACGGACCCGACGAGGCGGGCCGGATCCGCATCGCCGTCAGCCGGGAGGCGGCCGGGATTCAAATGGTCTACAGCGACGACGGCCGGGGGATCGACGAGGCGGTCATCGGCCGGATCTTCGATCCTTTCTTCACCACCAGGCGGGGGACCGGCGGGACCGGCCTGGGCCTGTTCGTGGTCTACAATATCGTCACCCAGCGGTTCGGCGGGACGATTCAGTGCGCTAGCCAGCCCGGCCGGGGAGCAACGTTCCATATCACTTTGCCGTTCTAA
- a CDS encoding ABC transporter ATP-binding protein, whose translation MADNMVQLVNVVKDFGSFKAVKNISLDIKQGEFLTLLGPSGCGKTTTLRMIAGFEEPTSGRILLEGRPVEDKQPHERNVNTVFQNYALFPHMNVYHNIAFGLVMKNVPKAEVSRKVGEAIALVQLTGFEKRMPDQLSGGQCQRVAIARAIVNSPKVLLLDEPLGALDLKLRKQMQVELKHLQKRLGITFVYVTHDQEEALTMSDRIAVMNRGVIEQIGTPDQIYERPETRFVAGFIGETNLFEGVVGAIDGRYVLVDFENGRVPVVDRDLRVGDAVYLAVRPERIRCGFDREEHGPVLRGWFKERIYAGSVLKTIVSLPNSQEVVVNEMAGQTPSELLEEGKEIYLSWDPEHAVVMKARQEGPEAALAPLRLRV comes from the coding sequence ATGGCGGATAACATGGTCCAATTGGTGAATGTGGTCAAGGACTTCGGTTCTTTCAAGGCGGTGAAGAATATTTCGCTCGACATCAAGCAGGGAGAGTTCCTCACCTTGCTGGGGCCGAGCGGCTGCGGCAAGACCACAACGCTGCGGATGATCGCCGGGTTCGAGGAGCCGACCAGCGGCCGGATCCTGCTGGAGGGCCGACCGGTCGAGGACAAACAGCCGCATGAGCGCAACGTGAATACGGTTTTTCAGAACTACGCCCTTTTTCCGCATATGAATGTCTATCACAATATCGCCTTCGGCCTGGTGATGAAGAATGTTCCCAAGGCCGAGGTGAGCCGGAAGGTGGGGGAGGCCATTGCCCTGGTGCAACTGACCGGTTTTGAAAAGCGCATGCCCGATCAGCTGAGCGGCGGGCAGTGCCAGCGGGTGGCGATCGCCCGGGCCATCGTCAACAGTCCCAAGGTATTACTGCTGGATGAGCCCTTGGGCGCGCTCGACCTGAAACTGCGCAAACAGATGCAGGTCGAACTGAAACACCTTCAAAAGCGGCTGGGAATCACCTTTGTCTACGTCACCCATGACCAGGAGGAAGCCCTGACCATGTCCGACCGGATCGCCGTCATGAACCGGGGCGTCATCGAGCAGATCGGGACGCCGGACCAGATCTACGAACGGCCGGAGACCCGGTTCGTGGCCGGCTTCATCGGAGAGACCAATCTCTTCGAGGGCGTGGTGGGGGCGATCGACGGCCGGTATGTGCTGGTGGATTTCGAAAACGGCCGGGTCCCGGTGGTCGACCGCGACCTGCGCGTCGGCGATGCGGTCTACCTGGCCGTCCGGCCGGAGCGGATCCGCTGCGGTTTTGACCGGGAAGAGCATGGCCCGGTTTTGCGCGGCTGGTTTAAGGAACGGATTTATGCCGGATCGGTGCTCAAAACCATTGTCAGCCTGCCCAATTCGCAGGAGGTCGTGGTCAACGAGATGGCCGGCCAGACGCCGTCGGAACTGCTCGAAGAGGGCAAAGAAATCTATTTGAGCTGGGACCCCGAGCACGCCGTCGTCATGAAAGCCCGGCAGGAAGGGCCCGAGGCGGCGCTGGCGCCGCTGCGGCTGCGGGTGTAG
- a CDS encoding agmatine deiminase family protein: protein MTTPTDLNFRMPAEWTRHACTFMEWPVNQSIWPEHIELARRAYAAAAKAIAVFEPVFMLARPEELDRAAQYCGPTVRPLAIPHDDSWMRDNGPTFVVDDRNRLAGINWRFNAWGGKTGAWDDDDRVAPTLLQRLGIPCFNAPMVLEGGSIHVDGEGTLLVTAECLLNRNRNPHLTKAEIAALLGKYLNIQKVIWLKRGLAGDETDGHVDNVACFARPGAVLIQSCDDPADPNFAIYRENRRILAAETDARGRNLTVIPIGQPPPTYSQSKRLPMSYINFYLVNGGLIFPVFGGPCRESDEQARLTLEQAFPGRKVVGVDGMTIIKGGGNIHCITQQMPVSADHPVMEEGFWDARGTSGRGADELQLVYG, encoded by the coding sequence ATGACAACTCCCACGGATCTGAATTTCCGAATGCCGGCCGAATGGACCCGCCATGCCTGCACCTTTATGGAATGGCCCGTGAACCAAAGCATCTGGCCGGAGCATATCGAATTGGCCCGGCGGGCTTATGCCGCGGCCGCCAAAGCCATCGCCGTCTTTGAGCCGGTTTTCATGCTGGCCAGGCCGGAGGAATTGGACCGGGCCGCGCAATACTGCGGCCCCACGGTCCGTCCCCTGGCCATCCCGCATGATGATTCATGGATGCGCGACAACGGTCCCACTTTCGTGGTCGACGACCGGAACCGCTTGGCCGGCATCAATTGGCGGTTTAACGCCTGGGGCGGCAAGACCGGGGCGTGGGATGACGATGACCGGGTCGCGCCCACCCTCCTGCAACGGTTGGGAATTCCTTGTTTCAACGCCCCCATGGTCCTGGAGGGGGGTTCCATCCATGTGGACGGCGAGGGGACTTTATTGGTCACCGCGGAGTGCCTGCTGAACCGGAACCGCAACCCCCATCTGACCAAGGCGGAGATCGCGGCGCTGTTGGGCAAGTATCTCAACATCCAGAAAGTGATCTGGCTGAAACGGGGCCTGGCCGGGGACGAAACCGACGGCCACGTGGACAACGTCGCCTGTTTCGCCCGGCCCGGCGCCGTGCTGATCCAGTCGTGCGACGATCCGGCCGATCCCAATTTCGCGATTTACCGGGAAAACCGGCGCATTCTGGCGGCCGAGACGGATGCGCGGGGCCGCAACCTGACGGTGATCCCCATCGGACAACCGCCGCCAACCTACTCTCAGTCCAAACGGCTGCCGATGAGTTATATCAATTTCTACCTGGTCAACGGCGGACTGATCTTCCCGGTCTTCGGCGGTCCTTGCCGGGAAAGCGACGAGCAAGCCCGGTTGACGCTGGAACAGGCTTTCCCCGGCAGGAAGGTCGTGGGCGTCGACGGAATGACGATCATCAAAGGCGGGGGCAATATTCACTGCATTACGCAGCAGATGCCGGTCTCCGCCGACCATCCGGTCATGGAGGAGGGGTTTTGGGATGCGCGAGGTACGAGTGGCCGCGGTGCAGATGAGTTGCAGCTGGTCTACGGCTGA
- the aguB gene encoding N-carbamoylputrescine amidase has product MREVRVAAVQMSCSWSTAENIAKAERWVRAAHAAGAQIVLLQELFETPYFCQKELPAFFKLAAELEEDEAVRHFQAVARELGVVLPVSFFERRNQARYNSVAVIDADGTVLGVYRKTHIPDGPGYEEKYYFNPGDTGFKVWPTRYARIGVGICWDQWFPEAARSMALLGAELLFYPTAIGSEPGDAAIDSQPHWQRTMQGHAAANIMPLVAANRVGTERIDGSELTFYGSSFIAGPTGEIVAAADRTAESFVSASFDLDAIAAYRHYWGVFRDRRPHQYGILLTSDGGPAR; this is encoded by the coding sequence ATGCGCGAGGTACGAGTGGCCGCGGTGCAGATGAGTTGCAGCTGGTCTACGGCTGAGAATATCGCCAAGGCGGAACGGTGGGTGCGCGCGGCTCACGCCGCCGGAGCGCAGATTGTGCTGTTGCAGGAGCTTTTCGAGACGCCGTATTTTTGCCAAAAGGAACTGCCGGCCTTCTTCAAGCTTGCCGCGGAGCTGGAGGAGGATGAAGCGGTGCGGCATTTTCAAGCCGTGGCCCGGGAACTCGGGGTAGTTCTGCCGGTCAGCTTTTTTGAACGCCGCAATCAAGCGCGTTATAATTCGGTGGCGGTGATCGACGCCGACGGCACCGTATTGGGAGTGTACCGCAAGACGCATATTCCCGACGGTCCGGGCTATGAGGAGAAATACTATTTTAATCCGGGCGATACCGGTTTCAAGGTCTGGCCGACCCGTTACGCCCGGATCGGGGTGGGGATCTGCTGGGATCAGTGGTTCCCGGAAGCGGCCCGCTCCATGGCGCTGCTCGGAGCGGAACTGCTCTTTTATCCGACCGCCATCGGCTCGGAGCCCGGCGACGCGGCCATCGACTCTCAGCCGCACTGGCAACGGACCATGCAGGGGCATGCCGCGGCCAACATCATGCCGCTGGTGGCCGCCAACCGGGTCGGCACGGAGCGGATTGACGGCTCGGAGCTGACCTTCTACGGTTCTTCGTTCATCGCCGGACCTACCGGGGAGATCGTAGCCGCCGCCGACCGGACCGCGGAGAGCTTCGTCAGCGCCTCCTTCGACCTGGACGCCATCGCCGCCTACCGGCACTACTGGGGCGTCTTCCGCGACCGGCGGCCGCACCAGTATGGGATCCTCCTGACCAGCGACGGCGGGCCGGCTAGATAA
- a CDS encoding methyl-accepting chemotaxis protein, producing the protein MRKRIHLNASHFLIGFVILGGLFYFLTHLQVTRMVDGLVVEKLDADNRLGYALIAAQYPGDWAKIDGKLYKGAALINGNHRLVDQIQAQTGSLATIFLEDTRVATTVKQSDGTRAVGTQASPEVVEAVLKRGKLFRGRAVVAGTECRTQYLPLKDARGKVVGMWFVGIRVAEVNRKVKAINFLAGAFSLLLILIGMGISLYFNRSVVRPVRSVIAGLRGIAGQAVAASDELTSGSEQLSSGSSEQAAAIEQTSATLEQSAAMIRQTSENTKLAASLSKQVKDFSDRSNDRMRQLADSMNEIKRSSAQINKIIKMIDDIAFQTNILALNAAVEAARAGESGLGFAVVAEEVRSLAQRSAEAARESAIMVESNIELTNRGMTDTAMVQEMLREIDIQVKKLDELMAEIETASQEQTLGIEQVHKAIAQMEVVTQQSAVAAAENSAAAEKLNAQAQKLMEAIEELSGLVSDRKADSAARQTAGNAAAGGATLS; encoded by the coding sequence ATGAGAAAGAGGATCCATTTGAACGCCAGTCATTTTCTGATTGGCTTCGTCATTTTGGGCGGTCTTTTTTATTTCTTGACCCACCTGCAGGTGACGCGGATGGTTGACGGCCTGGTGGTGGAGAAACTGGATGCCGACAACCGGCTGGGGTACGCGCTGATCGCCGCGCAATACCCGGGGGACTGGGCGAAGATCGACGGCAAACTTTACAAGGGCGCGGCGCTGATCAACGGCAATCACCGGCTGGTGGACCAGATCCAGGCTCAGACCGGCTCGCTGGCCACGATCTTTCTGGAAGACACGCGGGTCGCCACCACCGTCAAGCAGTCCGACGGCACCCGGGCGGTGGGGACCCAGGCCTCCCCCGAGGTGGTGGAGGCAGTGCTAAAGCGGGGGAAACTCTTCCGGGGCCGGGCGGTGGTGGCCGGAACGGAATGCCGCACCCAATACCTTCCGTTGAAAGACGCCCGGGGCAAAGTGGTGGGAATGTGGTTTGTGGGCATCCGCGTGGCGGAGGTCAACCGCAAGGTAAAGGCGATCAATTTTCTGGCCGGCGCCTTTTCGCTCTTGCTGATCCTGATCGGCATGGGGATTTCGCTGTATTTCAACCGTTCGGTGGTTCGCCCGGTCCGGTCGGTCATCGCCGGGCTGCGGGGCATCGCCGGACAGGCGGTCGCGGCCTCGGACGAATTGACTTCCGGCAGTGAACAATTGTCCAGCGGCAGCAGCGAGCAGGCGGCCGCGATTGAGCAGACCTCGGCCACGCTGGAACAGTCGGCGGCGATGATCCGCCAGACCAGCGAGAATACGAAACTGGCCGCTTCCCTCTCCAAGCAGGTGAAAGATTTTTCGGACCGCAGCAACGACCGGATGCGGCAACTGGCGGATTCGATGAACGAGATCAAGCGCTCCAGCGCCCAGATTAATAAGATCATCAAGATGATCGACGATATCGCCTTTCAAACCAACATCCTGGCCTTGAATGCCGCGGTCGAGGCGGCGCGGGCCGGGGAGTCCGGGTTGGGCTTCGCGGTGGTGGCCGAAGAGGTGCGCAGCCTGGCGCAGCGCAGCGCGGAGGCTGCCCGGGAGAGCGCGATCATGGTGGAGAGCAACATCGAGCTGACCAACCGGGGCATGACCGATACGGCCATGGTCCAAGAGATGTTGCGGGAGATCGATATCCAGGTGAAGAAGCTCGACGAACTGATGGCCGAGATCGAGACGGCCAGCCAGGAGCAGACCCTCGGCATCGAACAGGTCCATAAGGCCATCGCCCAGATGGAGGTGGTGACCCAGCAAAGCGCCGTGGCCGCCGCAGAGAACTCCGCCGCGGCCGAGAAATTAAATGCCCAGGCGCAAAAGCTGATGGAGGCGATCGAAGAGCTCTCCGGACTGGTTTCCGACCGGAAAGCGGACTCCGCCGCGCGGCAGACGGCCGGAAACGCGGCCGCGGGTGGAGCGACCCTTTCCTAA
- a CDS encoding aldehyde dehydrogenase family protein, whose amino-acid sequence MSEILKMYINGQWVLAQSGATRAIVNPANGEKIAVAAEGDAADAQKAIAAARAAFDASLWRTVPAAERARMLLAVADRLEAAGAEFARNETLDNGKPLRESQFDVNDACACFRYYAGLATKPQGQTYEVADPMQAMTVREPIGVCGQIIPWNYPLLMAAWKLAPALAAGNTVVFKPSELTPVNAVRLFEILEQVGFPPGVANLVLGAGATVGQAIAASHDVDKVAFTGGTKTGRSIMSAAVGNLKKISLELGGKSPNIVFADADFETAVDYALFGIFCNQGQVCSAGSRLLVEEGIYDRFIARLVERANKIRVGPGLDEGSEMGPLVSEAHLQKVLDYIGIGIAEGAKLACGGGRIAENGLEKGYFMAPTIFVDAREEMRIVQEEIFGPVLAVLKFKDEAEAVRMANNSIYGLAGAVFTGDGAKALRVIKQLRAGITWINAYHPTYNEAPWGGYKQSGIGRELGTYGYEQYTEVKQININLKVEPIGWFSE is encoded by the coding sequence ATGTCCGAAATTTTGAAGATGTATATCAACGGCCAATGGGTTCTCGCGCAGTCCGGCGCGACCCGGGCGATTGTCAATCCCGCCAACGGCGAGAAGATTGCCGTCGCCGCCGAAGGCGACGCGGCGGATGCCCAAAAAGCGATCGCCGCGGCGCGGGCGGCTTTCGACGCCTCTCTATGGCGGACGGTCCCTGCGGCGGAACGGGCCCGGATGCTGTTGGCGGTGGCGGACCGTTTGGAAGCGGCCGGGGCCGAGTTCGCCCGGAATGAGACCCTGGACAACGGCAAGCCGTTGCGGGAGTCGCAGTTCGACGTGAATGACGCCTGTGCCTGTTTCCGTTATTACGCCGGTTTGGCCACCAAGCCCCAGGGCCAGACCTACGAGGTGGCCGACCCGATGCAGGCGATGACGGTCCGCGAGCCGATCGGCGTCTGCGGCCAGATCATCCCCTGGAATTACCCGCTGCTGATGGCCGCCTGGAAACTTGCGCCGGCGCTGGCCGCCGGCAACACGGTGGTCTTTAAGCCTTCGGAGCTGACGCCGGTGAACGCGGTCCGGCTCTTCGAGATCCTGGAGCAGGTGGGCTTCCCGCCCGGCGTCGCCAATCTGGTGCTGGGCGCCGGGGCTACGGTCGGCCAGGCGATCGCCGCCAGCCACGACGTGGATAAGGTGGCCTTCACCGGCGGGACCAAGACCGGCCGGAGCATCATGAGCGCGGCGGTGGGCAATCTGAAAAAGATCTCCCTCGAACTCGGCGGTAAATCCCCCAACATCGTCTTCGCCGACGCCGATTTCGAGACTGCCGTCGATTACGCGTTATTCGGCATCTTCTGCAACCAGGGCCAGGTCTGTTCGGCCGGCTCCCGGTTGCTGGTTGAGGAGGGGATTTACGACCGCTTCATCGCGCGGCTGGTGGAACGGGCCAACAAGATCCGGGTCGGTCCGGGGCTGGATGAAGGGAGCGAGATGGGGCCGTTGGTCTCCGAGGCCCATCTCCAGAAAGTGCTGGACTATATCGGGATCGGGATCGCCGAAGGGGCCAAGCTGGCCTGCGGCGGCGGCCGGATCGCCGAAAACGGCCTGGAAAAGGGGTATTTCATGGCCCCGACCATTTTCGTCGATGCCCGCGAGGAGATGCGGATCGTCCAGGAAGAGATCTTCGGCCCGGTGCTGGCGGTGCTGAAATTCAAGGATGAGGCCGAGGCGGTCCGGATGGCCAACAACTCCATTTACGGCCTGGCGGGCGCGGTTTTCACCGGCGACGGGGCCAAGGCGCTGCGCGTCATCAAACAGTTGCGGGCGGGCATCACCTGGATCAACGCCTATCACCCCACCTATAACGAAGCCCCCTGGGGCGGTTACAAACAGAGCGGCATCGGCCGGGAGCTGGGGACCTACGGTTACGAGCAGTATACCGAGGTCAAGCAGATCAATATCAATCTGAAAGTGGAGCCCATCGGGTGGTTCTCCGAATAA
- a CDS encoding HD-GYP domain-containing protein: MAELDEFLFAEDDAGHSWQTEPGPAPTEGSWKLLIVDDERDVHDVTRMALKRLTFDSKGMEFLSAFSAAEAKEVLRAHPEIAVILLDVVMEEDDSGLALVRHIREELKNTMVRIIVRTGHPGEAPEESVTVEYDINDYKEKTELTSRSLRTALINALRSYRDIATIHDLNQEIEATQSELIYALGEIAESRSVETGHHVKRVGEIAGILARHLGLAEREAALLRLAASMHDLGKLAIHDSILKKTGPLTAAEYETMKRHSRLGYEILKRSKRPLLQMAATIAKEHHENYDGTGYPSGLKGEAISIYSRITALADVYDALGMKRSYKAAWPQAQILAYLREQRGKKFDPRLVDLFFQHAEEIARVRQLFGDGEPAGN; encoded by the coding sequence ATGGCGGAATTGGATGAATTTCTCTTTGCCGAAGATGATGCCGGCCATTCCTGGCAGACCGAACCCGGGCCCGCTCCGACCGAGGGCAGTTGGAAACTGCTGATCGTCGACGATGAGCGGGATGTACACGATGTGACCAGGATGGCGTTGAAACGGCTGACCTTTGACTCCAAGGGGATGGAGTTTCTGAGCGCCTTCTCGGCCGCCGAGGCCAAGGAGGTCCTGCGCGCCCACCCGGAGATCGCCGTAATTCTGCTGGATGTGGTGATGGAGGAGGATGATTCCGGTCTGGCGCTGGTCCGCCACATCCGGGAGGAGTTGAAAAACACCATGGTCCGCATCATCGTCCGCACCGGCCATCCCGGCGAAGCGCCCGAGGAGAGCGTGACCGTGGAGTATGATATCAACGACTACAAGGAAAAGACCGAATTGACATCGCGCAGCCTGCGGACGGCCCTGATCAACGCGCTCCGCTCCTATCGCGACATCGCGACCATCCACGATCTGAATCAGGAGATCGAAGCCACCCAGAGCGAACTGATCTACGCCCTGGGCGAGATCGCCGAATCCCGCTCGGTGGAGACCGGGCACCACGTCAAACGGGTTGGAGAAATCGCCGGAATCCTGGCCCGCCACCTCGGCCTGGCCGAGCGGGAAGCGGCGTTGTTGCGGCTGGCCGCCTCCATGCACGATCTCGGGAAACTGGCGATCCATGACTCCATTCTCAAAAAAACCGGGCCGCTGACGGCCGCCGAATACGAGACGATGAAGCGCCACTCCCGGCTGGGCTACGAAATCCTGAAACGCTCCAAACGGCCGCTGCTCCAAATGGCGGCGACCATCGCCAAGGAGCATCACGAAAACTACGACGGGACCGGTTATCCCAGCGGCCTGAAGGGAGAAGCGATCAGCATCTACAGCCGGATCACCGCCTTGGCCGACGTCTACGACGCGTTGGGCATGAAGCGGTCTTACAAGGCCGCCTGGCCCCAGGCGCAAATCCTGGCCTACCTCCGGGAGCAGCGCGGCAAGAAGTTCGATCCGAGGCTGGTGGACCTCTTCTTCCAACATGCCGAGGAGATCGCGAGGGTCCGCCAGTTGTTCGGCGATGGGGAGCCCGCCGGTAATTAA
- the pdxS gene encoding pyridoxal 5'-phosphate synthase lyase subunit PdxS has translation METGTVMVKRGLAEMLKGGVIMDVTTAEQAKIAEEAGAVAVMALERVPADIRAEGGVARMSDPEMIVRIMESVTIPVMAKARIGHFVEAQILEALEIDYIDESEVLTPADESFHINKHQFKVPFVCGARNLGEALRRIGEGAAMIRTKGEAGTGDVVEAVRHIRQVNEDIRRVVNAPDEELMTIAKELGAPYELVQEVKKAGRLPVVNFAAGGIATPADAALMMQLGCDGIFVGSGIFKSDNPAGRAKAIVEAAAHFNDWKLLAEVSRGIGTAMRGIHVGAMKEEDKIAGRGW, from the coding sequence ATGGAAACAGGAACGGTAATGGTCAAACGGGGTTTGGCCGAGATGCTCAAGGGCGGCGTGATTATGGACGTGACAACGGCCGAACAGGCGAAGATCGCCGAGGAAGCCGGGGCGGTGGCGGTCATGGCCTTGGAACGGGTGCCGGCTGATATCCGCGCCGAGGGCGGCGTGGCCCGGATGTCCGATCCGGAGATGATCGTCCGGATTATGGAGTCGGTGACCATTCCGGTCATGGCCAAGGCCAGAATCGGGCATTTTGTGGAGGCCCAGATCCTGGAGGCGCTGGAGATCGACTATATCGACGAGAGCGAAGTCCTGACTCCGGCCGACGAGTCCTTCCATATCAATAAACACCAATTCAAAGTGCCCTTCGTCTGTGGCGCGCGGAACCTCGGCGAGGCTTTGCGCCGGATCGGCGAAGGCGCGGCGATGATCCGCACCAAAGGCGAGGCCGGAACCGGCGACGTGGTCGAGGCGGTCCGCCATATCCGCCAGGTGAATGAGGATATCCGGCGGGTCGTCAATGCTCCGGACGAAGAGCTGATGACCATCGCCAAGGAATTGGGCGCTCCTTACGAGCTGGTGCAAGAGGTCAAAAAAGCGGGCCGGCTGCCGGTGGTGAACTTCGCGGCGGGCGGCATCGCCACCCCGGCGGACGCGGCGCTGATGATGCAGCTCGGCTGCGACGGGATCTTCGTCGGTTCGGGCATTTTCAAGTCCGACAACCCGGCCGGGCGGGCCAAGGCCATCGTGGAAGCGGCGGCGCATTTCAACGACTGGAAGCTCTTGGCCGAAGTGTCGCGCGGCATCGGCACCGCGATGCGCGGCATTCATGTCGGCGCGATGAAAGAGGAAGACAAGATCGCCGGCCGGGGCTGGTAA
- the pdxT gene encoding pyridoxal 5'-phosphate synthase glutaminase subunit PdxT, with the protein MKIGVLALQGAVREHSNAIRACGAEPVEVRYPEQFAEVAGLIIPGGESTTVGKLLIRYQMLEPLAKLGGAGFPIFGTCTGLILLAREIIGSDQPRLGLMDITVNRNAFGRQIASFEADLPVTEIGPPDFHTIFIRAPFITAAGPGVQVLARLDEKILMARQGNLLAAAFHPELTGDLRIHQYFLKLCRK; encoded by the coding sequence ATGAAGATCGGCGTTTTAGCGCTCCAGGGAGCGGTCCGGGAGCATTCCAACGCCATCCGGGCCTGCGGGGCCGAGCCGGTGGAGGTCCGCTATCCGGAACAGTTCGCCGAGGTGGCGGGCCTAATTATCCCGGGCGGCGAAAGCACCACCGTCGGCAAGCTGCTCATCCGCTATCAGATGCTTGAGCCCCTGGCGAAGTTGGGCGGGGCCGGCTTTCCGATCTTTGGAACCTGCACCGGCCTGATTCTGCTGGCGCGGGAGATCATCGGCAGCGATCAGCCGCGGCTGGGCCTGATGGACATCACGGTCAACCGCAACGCTTTCGGCCGGCAGATCGCCAGTTTTGAGGCGGACTTGCCGGTGACGGAGATCGGCCCGCCCGACTTTCATACTATTTTTATCCGGGCTCCTTTCATCACCGCGGCCGGCCCGGGCGTTCAAGTCCTGGCCCGGCTGGATGAGAAGATCCTCATGGCCCGGCAGGGGAACCTCCTGGCCGCGGCGTTCCATCCGGAACTCACCGGAGACTTGCGGATTCATCAATATTTTTTGAAATTGTGTCGGAAGTAA